CCTTCAACGAGCCGAGCAAGCCCTGCAAAAACTGCGCGCCGGCGTCCATCTGGCTGATCTCGATAAACTCATCAGGCTTGTGCGCCTGCTCGATGGAACCCGGCCCGCAAACCACCACCGGCACGTCCAGGCGCTGCTTGAACAGGCCGCCTTCGGTGCCGAACGAGACCTTGGACGTGCCGGTGTCCGGCGCGGCGAATTGCTTGAGAAAACGCACGGCTTCGACGCTCGGATGGGTATCCAGGCCTGGGTAGACGTTAAGGGTTTCGATCTCGATGGCCGCCACGCTGGACAGCTTCTGCGCCTCACGCACGATGACTTCGGCACGCTCGCGCATCTGCTCCAGAAACTGATCCAGGTCGTCGGCGGGCAAGTTGCGCACTTCGAAATCCAGGGTGCACAGGTTGGGCACGATATTCAGCGCTTTGCCGCCGACGATCTGCCCCACATGCACGGTGCTGTAGGGCACGTCGTAGTCAGTGTCCTGGGCACCGTGGCGTTGCAACTGCTGCTGGCTGTCACGCAGGGCGGCGATAAAGTCGCAGGCCACGTGGATGGCATTGACCGAGCGCGGCGCCAGCGACGAATGCGCCTCCAGGCCACGGCAGTAGGTGCGGTAGGAGCCCTTACCCTTGTGCCCGAGCACGAACTGCATGTTGGTCGGCTCGCCGATCAGACACAAAAACGGCCGCACCGGCGCCAGGTGCAACACATCGAGCAAGCGCCGCACGCCCACGCAACCAATCTCCTCGTCATGGGACAAGGCCAGTTGCAATGGGCGGTTCAAGGTGTGGTCGGCGGCATCGAGCATGGCGTCGATGGCCAGGGCGATAAAGCCCTTCATGTCACAACTGCCGCGCCCGTAGATGCGCCCATCCTGCACCGTGGCGGCGAACGCGGGAAAGGTCCACGCCTGCCCGGCCGCCGGCACCACGTCGGTGTGCCCGGAGAGCAACACGCCAGGCTGGTCCTTGGGGCCGGTGCTGGCGAACAGGTTGGCCTTCTTGCCGCTCTGGTCCTTGACGATCAGCGACTCGATGCCTTTTGTCAGCAGCAGGTCGCGCACGTACTCGATCAAGGCCATGTTCGACTCGGACGACACCGTGTCAAAGGCCATGAGTGTTTTCAGGATATCCAGTACGCGGGGCTTCATGAGGCTTGGCTCCGTTGTTCGGCAGGTAAGGCAAAGCGGGTGATGGAAAACGCCGCAATCGGCGTGCTGGTGCTGCCGGTGGCGAGCAGTTCGGCCATCACATCGCCGACGCCAGGGCCAAGCTGGAAGCCATGGCCGCAAAAGCCAAAGGCATAGAACAGGCCGTCGACGGTGCCGCTTTGGCCCATCACCGGCAGCGAGTCCGGCAGGTAGCCTTCGATGCCGCTCCACACGCGGATGATATTCAGGTTGCCAACGCCCGGCAGCAGGCGGCGCATCTGGCTGATCTGGTTGAGGATACTGCGCGGCTCCACATAGGCGCGGCGGTTTTGCATGTCGGGTTTGCTGCGATAACCACCGCCGATGACGATATTGCCGCGTGGGATCTGGCGAAAATAGATCACTTCCTCGGGGATCTTGGTGTACACACCGATCACCGTGGGCAAGGCGTAGGGCACCGGTTCGGTCACCGCCATCTGCGGGCCGTGGGTGTCCAGGGGCACCGGTTCGCCAAACTGCGCCGAGAGTTTCTGGCCCCAGGCGCCGGCGGTGATAAGCAGTTGCGCGGCCTGGAACTGGCGGCCGTCGGTGGTGGCGATGTGGAAGTCAGCGCCGATTTTTTGCACCTCGGCGACTTCGGTACGCTCTTCAATCCGGGCGCCCAGGCGAATCGCAGCGCGGGCAAAGGCCGGTGCCGCCAGGCGCGGGTTGGCGTGACCGTCATGGGGCGCGTAGGAGCCGCCCTTCACGTCCGGGCCCAGGAAACCAAAACGTTGATGCAACTCGGCGCCGCGATAGATCTTCAGGTCCAACTGTTCAGCTTCCGGCGCGGCCGCGTAGGCCTCCAGCTCGGCGATTTCGTCTTCGCGATAACACACGCGCATATGCCCGCTGGGGATGAACTCCAGGTCATCGTCGATCAACTCCGGCAGGCGTTTCCACAAGGCCCAAGAGCGGTTGGCCAAGGCCAGTTGGCCGAGGAAACGCCCTTGTCGGCGCACATTGCCGAAGTTCACGCCGCTGGCGTACTGGCCGATCTGGTCACGCTCCAGCAGGATCACCGACTGCCCGCGACGGCGCAGGAAAAACGCAGTCGCCGCGCCCATCAGGCCGCCGCCGACAATCACCACATCTGTTTTTTGCACGCTCATGAAGCGGCCTCCTCGGTGAGCATCGACAAGGGTTTGACCGGCGCCTGGCCACGCTGGCGACCGACGTCCTGCACCTGGACACCGGCGGCGGCCGCAATCACTTCGGCCCCGGCCTGGGAGCAATAACGGCCCTGGCAACGGCCCATGCCGACACGGCTGAACGCCTTGGCACGGTTGACTTCGCAGGCGCCCTTTTCGTTTACCGTGCGGCGCAGTTCACCGGCGCTGATCATCTCGCAGCGGCACACAATCGCACTGTCGGGCAGCGCCTTGGCCTGTTCGCTGGGCCACGGAAACGCTTGGGCCAGGCCGAGACGGAATTGGTCCATCACTGCCAGGGCCTGCTGTTGTTCCTCACGCAGCACCTTATCCACCGGTTGTTTTAAATCCTCCAACAGCGCCAGCGCTACCAGGCGCCCGGCGTGCTCGGCGGCGTCGGCGCCACGGATTTTCGAACCGTCACCGGCCGCATACACGCCCTTCACCGAGGTACGCCCCGCGGCGTCGGTAGCCAGCCACCACTGGCTCGACGCCTGATCAAAGGCCATAGCGCAGCCGGCCAGATCGCCCAACTGGGTTTCCGGGCGCAGGTGATAACCCAGCGCCACGGCATCGGCCTGCACGGTCTCGGTCCGCCCGTTGCCCGTGCAAAAGCGCACGCCCATCACGCCATTGGCTGCATCGCCCAGCACCTGCAGCGGCTTGATCCCCAAGTGCACCGCCACGTTGGCGCGATACAGCTGGGCCAGTAATTTGATCCCGGTGAACAACAAACCCGGCCGCGCCAGCAGCTTGGGCAAGGCCTTGATCCGCAGGCTCATCGGCGAGGTATCGAGCACCGCCGCCACCGTGGCACCGGCTTTCACATACTGGCTGGCGACCAGATACAGCAGCGGCCCACTGCCCATGAACACCACGCGGTGGCCGATGGACACGGCTTGGTTCTTCAGCGCGATCTGCGCGCCGCCGAGGCTGTAGGTGCCCGCCAGCTGCCAGCCTTCGATGGGCATCAAGCGGTCGGTGGCGCCGGTGCAGAGGATCAGTGCGTCGTAGTCCACGGTGCTGTGACGGCCCTGGCTGACGCAGCACAACTGCCCCGGCGTGAGGTTCCACACCAGGGTGTCGGGGCGGTAGTCGATGGCGCCGCGCAGGCGGTCGAAACTCTGGTGCAGGTCTTGCGCCTTGGTCGCTTCGCTGCCGTACAAGGTGGCGTAGTCGCGGGTAAAGCCTTGGGGCTGACGACGGTAGATCTGCCCGCCGTCGCGGCGGTTTTCATCAATGACAATGGGGCGGATACCGGCAGCCAGCAAGGTTTCGGCGCAACGCACCCCGGCAGGTCCAGCCCCCACAATGACTACCCGTGCAGTGGCCATGTCGCCTCCGGTTGTGTGGTGACAATGTCCAGCCCATCACGGACTTCATTGGAACAGGCACGCAGGCGTTCGCCGCTGCGGGTCCACACCCAGCAGTCCTGGCACGCGCCCATCAGGCAGAAACCGGCGCGGCGGCCGCTGTCGAATTCGGACTGGCGCAAGGCGTTGCCCTGGGTCAGCAGCGCGACCATCAGGGTGTCGC
The genomic region above belongs to Pseudomonas sp. S35 and contains:
- the argE gene encoding acetylornithine deacetylase: MKPRVLDILKTLMAFDTVSSESNMALIEYVRDLLLTKGIESLIVKDQSGKKANLFASTGPKDQPGVLLSGHTDVVPAAGQAWTFPAFAATVQDGRIYGRGSCDMKGFIALAIDAMLDAADHTLNRPLQLALSHDEEIGCVGVRRLLDVLHLAPVRPFLCLIGEPTNMQFVLGHKGKGSYRTYCRGLEAHSSLAPRSVNAIHVACDFIAALRDSQQQLQRHGAQDTDYDVPYSTVHVGQIVGGKALNIVPNLCTLDFEVRNLPADDLDQFLEQMRERAEVIVREAQKLSSVAAIEIETLNVYPGLDTHPSVEAVRFLKQFAAPDTGTSKVSFGTEGGLFKQRLDVPVVVCGPGSIEQAHKPDEFIEISQMDAGAQFLQGLLGSLKA
- a CDS encoding FAD-binding oxidoreductase; translation: MSVQKTDVVIVGGGLMGAATAFFLRRRGQSVILLERDQIGQYASGVNFGNVRRQGRFLGQLALANRSWALWKRLPELIDDDLEFIPSGHMRVCYREDEIAELEAYAAAPEAEQLDLKIYRGAELHQRFGFLGPDVKGGSYAPHDGHANPRLAAPAFARAAIRLGARIEERTEVAEVQKIGADFHIATTDGRQFQAAQLLITAGAWGQKLSAQFGEPVPLDTHGPQMAVTEPVPYALPTVIGVYTKIPEEVIYFRQIPRGNIVIGGGYRSKPDMQNRRAYVEPRSILNQISQMRRLLPGVGNLNIIRVWSGIEGYLPDSLPVMGQSGTVDGLFYAFGFCGHGFQLGPGVGDVMAELLATGSTSTPIAAFSITRFALPAEQRSQAS
- a CDS encoding FAD/NAD(P)-binding oxidoreductase, whose translation is MATARVVIVGAGPAGVRCAETLLAAGIRPIVIDENRRDGGQIYRRQPQGFTRDYATLYGSEATKAQDLHQSFDRLRGAIDYRPDTLVWNLTPGQLCCVSQGRHSTVDYDALILCTGATDRLMPIEGWQLAGTYSLGGAQIALKNQAVSIGHRVVFMGSGPLLYLVASQYVKAGATVAAVLDTSPMSLRIKALPKLLARPGLLFTGIKLLAQLYRANVAVHLGIKPLQVLGDAANGVMGVRFCTGNGRTETVQADAVALGYHLRPETQLGDLAGCAMAFDQASSQWWLATDAAGRTSVKGVYAAGDGSKIRGADAAEHAGRLVALALLEDLKQPVDKVLREEQQQALAVMDQFRLGLAQAFPWPSEQAKALPDSAIVCRCEMISAGELRRTVNEKGACEVNRAKAFSRVGMGRCQGRYCSQAGAEVIAAAAGVQVQDVGRQRGQAPVKPLSMLTEEAAS
- a CDS encoding (2Fe-2S)-binding protein — encoded protein: MNGRFVRLAEQGRPTVSLTVDGAPIEALQGDTLMVALLTQGNALRQSEFDSGRRAGFCLMGACQDCWVWTRSGERLRACSNEVRDGLDIVTTQPEATWPLHG